Part of the Zingiber officinale cultivar Zhangliang chromosome 8A, Zo_v1.1, whole genome shotgun sequence genome, GCTATAGAAACTTGAATTCGGGCTTAAGAATTTGCGATTGTTCTCCATGAGCATACAACATTCTTCAACTCTCTAGCCGAGTTGTTTTCCCTTTAAAATTTTCAGATCTTCAAGGTCAATTTGCTCCTCAGGTCAGGACAACTCTGTTTAAATCGATCCCCATACAGTGGGGCTTGTAGGCAACTAATTGCATTGATTGACTTTGTCATCATCAGAAACTTTTGCTTTGTTGATTTTGGAAATGTGATCTTGCTTTCCTTATAGTATCactaatgttttaaaagagatgaTAATGGCTATCAAGCTAAACAAAGCTTTTGTTTTTACAGTAAAAAGCAAAAGCATGTTTGGCTTGCGCTCATCACAAGCTTTTGTTATAGCATGCGATGATTCATGACTTGCAAACCACATTTCCTGTCCTTATGTTCATTTTTCTGATACTTGTTTTGCTTTACGTAGATTTATTGTCGACCAAAATTTACTCTTCTAATTTCTTCATAGAATGCAGCCTCAAAACTCAAGATTCTACCTTCCATATGTCTAACCAATTCATTTTATCTTCCCAACTGGCAGTGTTCAGTTATGCCAAGAGCTTCCACAATGTTGTTGAGGTCAACAAGACCAACTACAACGCATGCAATAGTTCATCTCCAATTGCCACCTATGCGACCGGCAACGACTCCATTACAATCAAGCATAAGGGTCACTACTACTTCATCTGTGGCTTTCCGGGTCATTGTGATGCTGGACAACGGGTGGACATTAAAGTCTCAAAGCTTTCctccccttccccttccccttcccccACCGCATCATCCACCTCCCTGCCTGGTTCCCCTACTACCAGTGCTAGCAGTGGTATCTCTCCAACTGCAACCAACTCCGGAACAAAAGCTGTTCCCACAGTACTCGCTGCTATTATCGCCGTGTTTTGCTTTGCTGCCACCTCTGGTGGCTTTGTTAGGCAGGAGTAGTGGggttgtgattgtttcttttACAAGACCATTGTGCTTATTGTAACCTATCTTGCCTCAGTGTTAAGTTAAACCATTGAAATTTGGCATGTAGACATCTGAACTCTTTAACAATCTGTTTCCTATGATCGATTATTCTCTACTTTGCACTTCTTTATCTTTAAATTGTCATGATTTCAGAAATTTAAAGTATAAGCTTGTATAGTTCTTCAATTAGTTGGGAtcaaaagttttatttgctttatGTTGAATGCACTTTTGGATTTGTTATTTTCCATATGAAATAGTAGGATCTTAAGCTATGTGTTT contains:
- the LOC122008472 gene encoding mavicyanin-like → MERKPTAAAAMAVVGVLLAVSVVPSDGAVLTVGDALGWTIMGSPNYTAWATSKTFHVGDTIVFSYAKSFHNVVEVNKTNYNACNSSSPIATYATGNDSITIKHKGHYYFICGFPGHCDAGQRVDIKVSKLSSPSPSPSPTASSTSLPGSPTTSASSGISPTATNSGTKAVPTVLAAIIAVFCFAATSGGFVRQE